DNA from Rosa rugosa chromosome 6, drRosRugo1.1, whole genome shotgun sequence:
agaaaaagaagaatactcatcaacataaacaaccaagcaagaaagcttgcagatgttggttatgtaaagctgaagggcactatgccaatgaatgcccggaaaagggtaaaagatcttctACTAATtaaggctctctttgaagaatatgagcatatagtagaatcagcaaatatgaaaggctacgaaatagcctattctgatgatgaagaagacgacaggtcagtttactctgcctggtctgaagaagaagattcatctgagtctgagacagattctgaagtagagtacttcgaatctagacaaatgaatgttttgagaatcaaaaactgggaagaaagtaagacagaatccttaatgtcttcttatcaggtgaaccctggtacattcgtttgtgactactgtttatgtcatgaaaagaatggtctccctatgttttgtgaagagtcaaaaaagacttatcacaaagaatgcttcatagctgaagcaagaagaaaaaccaagaatggccttgtcagccaattggttgatcaagaatatgaagaatatttctctgagaaaaaagagaaagaagtagaaactttgttccaagaaattatagaaccatcttcctcaaaaataaaggaagaaatcatcgaagaagaaaaaaccgatgaaaatttaaattatgaactggttgaaccaccagaaattgttccagaagaatgtaaaccgttCATTCCAAAGggacaagctcaagaaaatgagcttcaacaatcgaaagtcgtctctacgagtagatacagcaactacatagagattgggctaaaattccctgatcacaaaaaatatcatctacatgcctttgtagataatggatcaggatttacagttgcaaagagatttgcaattccagaaaaactctggaaagaagaaaagaaaacagctactggtgttactttcgatggaagccatctcaccatgaataaagtagcaaaaaatgttcacatcaccattggtggaggaacatttatcatccataacgtctggcaatctgaaagccaaggcgcagatttcttgttgggtaatgatttcattctccaacaaagatttattcaggatgaagaagcaatcggcttcagaaaaggagaacgggtgttctgggctgataggcttactcaggccaaaagtattgtaggtccaaactttactacccaatatcagagatcgcaacagaatagtggtgatcttaccccctacaaacccaaatttgaacccatactccaaatcaaacaacaagaagaattatttgttgaagaatcttctgaagaagaagaagaagcagaaactagtgaagaagaagaagctagtttcatccatgagcataacctcaagcactttcagaataagcttgagtccccgaaaattcccactcttgaaaaaatcaagaaactactcgagtagaacatcgatgtagaccctcagaagttttgggaaaaagacccagtggtctgtgaattacgattacatgacatgaatgctatctgtcatgtcaaagccattcctcagtacaaagaggaagaccaaaaagaattcagaaaagatattgaagatctcctgaacaagagattgattcaaccttccactagccctcatcatgctccagcattctacgtgagaaatcatgcagaaacccttcgaggaaaagctagaatggttattgactatcgagatgtcaataagaagactgtcaaagacggctatcaaattgctcaagtaagagtattgatcaaccagctcagaggagctaaagtcttttcaaaatttgatgcaaagtcaggattttggcaagtcaaaatgcatcctgagagtgtacctctcactgcatttggaacaccacaaggacattacgaatggttagtaatgccttttggtttaaagcaagctccctcgatattccagagaaaaatggataatatcttcaagcacgttgcggagttttgcgtcgtctacatagatgacattctggtcttctccaaaaacagagaagaagatatgaaacacctccatgaggttgtaaagctgatagttcagcatggaattatcctaggtgaaaagaaaatcttctttatccttgatgaagttgatttcctaggtataaatatcaaaaatggagtgataaaactccaacctcatatccttgagaaaatctggaagttcccagatagaattcctgatgctaagagtgtAGAGAGATTCCTtagtgtcataaattatgggagagatttcatccccaagatctcagggttaacagcaatatTATCCCcaaagacaagttccaaaagaaaatggaacttcacagaagatgatgaaaaaactgtgaagcagataaagaatctctgcaaaaacctccctcctcttcaacaaccagaagagaatgatgaaattatcctccaaacagatgcgagtgataattactggtccggtgttgttctggcaaaaacgcctggaactaacattgaaaaaatctgtaaattttgtagtggcaagttcagccctgcagaactgaattatcccacaggggaaaaagaaattttggctgtaaagaaaacgattttaaattctccagcttttcttggaaaaccctttactgttcgcaccgattgtgccagagtaaagaatttcaaaaatttcaaacttgataaagctgctgatagaggaagattagctaactggcaattatttcttaaccaatacgattatgttgttgaattaattgcaggaaacaagaactatcttccagacgccttgacaagagaattagccatgttcaacagaagagatgatgacgaaggtcgcaatcccagaagcagaagacttgggaaagaacatgaagatatcgaggatcccaaagaagaaATCCTCAAAAAATTCCTGCTAGGTCCAAAAAGACCAGCCATAattgatcaatcccagggtaaaggattggctagcccgtctcaaacggcagacggtaaaggctcatcaagaccgttgacggctgttgctttgccaaaaagcaaacctactccaactgaagtaattaatgtttttaattatgaacttcgaacttttgatactcctgtgttcagaactggcaggagactcgcctaccaccagaaggcaattctggacaaTCTTTTATTCGCCTTccaagaaagaagcagtggtctaatgttcccAGCTCTTTTCGCTTTAACTGAGGAACTCTATGAAAATGGCATGCCACAGTTCGAAGAACTACAGCAGAGTgttgtcaagaaagaaaaaattaatttccttgaaaatccagaaagtgctaggatccctatcatggcactcaatgAAACAGATTGGCATGActtccacaatctgataggaagacacaattcagaagacctagttcctccaaccctcttcatcatagcgggaccatatgttggaagatacctggtaaatgtttAGAGTGAACATccccaagaacacaagctttggcttgttgaaaatggttttgtccataatctgtggactaaaacaaatgatgatctaaaaggtttgccgCCCATCATCGTCAATACTGTCAAGAATGTCAGAAATGCTGACAGCACACTTCGACTAAAGTTTAGATCCACTCCCCCAGAATGGATCCGAAAGGCAaacggtgaggttgaatatatttctccatatcattatgtgagaattattcaaagaaaatatctacaACCTGCCTGCGTTGGGTACAATGGTcagccaaactcaagcatcccatggatgaaggccatggcccTGGAGTACATtaaaaagatcatctctgaagacatcagcaataccttcctggcagcaggagagaaaactattatcactgcctatgatcatcctgacgtagtcagcagtgatctattcctatctctcaccagaaaagagatagactcgacaatggcatgcatgcagtgggtggaaaagcttgaaaatgacaaccactataagatgtatgttgatacagatgtcgaagatAACGCTACAACCACTCGCATGGCCCAgacagacaacaactcctttgtctttggccacaattctgaaacagacgagaacatgtgaagctacAGGAGAAGAATAAAGCTCCAAATTTGCAACTGTAGAACTTTAGACTTTTTctaaagctacttttgctttttcaaaagaagaaagagacacTTCACCCAATCCTTTTCTGCTTTCTCcatccgacctccatcatcaggagcactcagaaagCTGAAaagtcacggagttgttctgtacattgttatgttttgaattctagtttgagttccgctctctatataaagagctttagtttcatttgtaaaggagtcggaaaaagaaaaacatcaaTCCGATATTCAAAAAAGAGTGTCATAGTAGTGTGCTTCAGTACAAGTAAGTAcctgttctcattcttatggatagctaaacagcttttgttgtttacctgagaatgaggctctgaatgtttaacatgtatgtatatttgaataaataaattcgtaTGGTTGCTCACCCATTTCTTCAAACATTTATAGTTGTCATTAAATTTCCTTAATTATAGTTGTCTTTATGTTTCTTCTTAGTTCACTATCCAGATGCCTGCATCCTACAGAAGCTCAAAGTTCTGATTGTACGattcaacaaaaaaaacccagttttaaaaccaagaattaggacaagcagcagtgattccgcctgttaaagtaaccgttaggcaagaggccgttaggtgaaaaacttaggcatgttgaaggctagtcttgttttcatttttgtcgtttaaaatgaagttttttttttttttttactattaaAACCAAGAGTCAACATAGGATATAAAAGACATTACCAAATAGACTTATCCCTATCAGTCTTTCCCCAAAAGTAATAGTGTAATACAAAAGTGTTGGGCAGTTGGGCAAAATACAGAAGTTTTTTGGGTATACGGGAAGAGACCCTTATTTGTTTTGGATGAATTGGGGAAAAAGAGTCAAAGTTAGAACCTAACACTGTGGTTAAGATAAATGTCTTATCACGATTGAATGGTAGTTGTCATTTGGCCAGTACTAGTACAGTTATTAGACAATGACATGCATCACTGGCTTTTAGGCCTAGGTGACTAGATTTTCCAACAAGGAGCATTGCCTCGAGGAACTTGCTGTTTTTATTATAAGAAAAGTGTGGATGTGCTTTACCAATTAAAATGAGTATTTGGTTATAGAATTTAATCTGTGTGACCGAGAAAGAAAGCGTTGTTACAGATTTTTTTAACATTGTTGCTGCAATATAGTACTGATTGTTGGTTAATTAGCCCTCTGATTTGAGAAAGTAAGGGAAAGAAGCTCAGGGTGTTAACTGTTAAGTTGAGTTCAGTTGTATTTCAAATCAATCTACATTAGGGTGTATATTACATTAGTACATATGACATGATATAACACAGTATATCTATGCATGTGAGAAACATGGCTGGTATATATATCGTAGAGTAGGACCGTTCAATTATGCATGATATTGTCAATAGTCTAATTATGGCACTTTTTAAGTGGGTTTGACGAGCACTTTGAGCTAGGCAAACTGACTGCTTGATTAATTAGAGAGAATGGGTGGTCGTCCTCTGCTCTTCTTCATCTTGATCTTGATCTGCCTCATACTCACTGCTCTTGTTGGCTCATCAGCAAGCAATGAGgcggctgctgctgctgctcctCGTCATTATTCGATTCCATTCAATAGAAGTAGCTTCCCAGTTAGTTTCATCTTTGGAGCTGGTTCTGCTGCTTATCAGGTGTCTCATTTACAGACTTCAACTCATATACTGAGAATTCCTTTTCAATATCATATATGTTGAAACATGACATGTTTATGCGGCCATGACGTACTTTAATTTCTAGACTGAAGGAGCAGCACATATCCATGGAAAGGGACCAAGCATATGGGACACTTTCACTACAAAACATCGAGGTTCAATTCCTCTCCATCATATACGCCATCCAGCAATCTTTCATTTCCAAATGCAGTCTTCACTTTGCTTTTGATTGATTATGAAATTACATGAATCTACCAACAGACTTATGACTGCCCATAGTGTCACTTTTCTTTCATATTCTGGCAGGCATATGGTCCAGTAGTCTATGATTAACTGAATCAAATAGATTATAATCATTAAAATTGTTGTAAATATGCTGCCTTTTCATTCTTTGAGAAAATTGTCATCGCAGAAAAAATAACTGATGGTAGCAACGGGGATGTAGCAGATGACTTTTACCATCGTTATGAGGTAGGATCTATATCCCTGATAATAGTCatcatacatatataatatCAACTAGTTCAAATcaattaaatttaaaaatattgtTGGTGCATAATGGAATGTTTTTTTTCACAGGAAGATGTGAAATTGATGAAAAAAGTCGGTTTAGACTCCTTCAGATTTTCAATCTCATGGTCAAGATTACTACCTAGTAAGATCACATTACATGAATTATTTATTGATTTTGTGGTGAATCATCATATATTAAAACCTATGAAAACATATATGGTGCTCTGCGAAGTTACTTATAGAACTTGACAAATGTTGATCCTCTGAAAATGGAGAATGTCGCTTTATTCAACCATTTTAAAACATTGTGGTTCTTATACTTACTCATATAGAAGTGCGGATTCACCTCAAACGAGTGATGTTGAATCTACCTTATATACTTCTATCAATACTATTACAGTCATTTAAATTTTGGGACAGAAAAGTTCATGGAATTACTTTGGACTGCATAGAATTACTACTCATTTCAAGTGATGCCGGTGATGAAGATGTTGAAATTTTGCCTTGCAGAGGGAAAAGTCAAAGGTGGAGTGAACCAAGAAGGCGTAAAATTCTACAACAATCTGATAAATGAGCTCTTGTCGAATGGtgaaatatttttcttcaacTTGAGTTCTGGCATTCTTTAGTTCTTCTACATAAATCTGGCCCTTAAATTCTCTGATGTTATTCTACTCCATGTCTCCAGGAATAATACCTTTTGTGACGCTTTTCCACTGGGATCTACCACAGGCTCTTGAAGATGAGTATGGTGGATTTTTAAATCATAAGATTGTGTAAGTGAATCTGAGATTGATCACATAACGATAATTATTATTCAATTGTCATATATAGTAATAAAGTACTCAATCTGCTTTTCAGTGGTGATTTTCAAGATTATGCCGATTTTTGTTTCAAAACATTTGGTGACCGAGTTAAGCATTGGATCACTCTGAACGAGCCAGTTACATTCTGTGTCAACGGGTACAATGGTGGAACCAATGCACCTGGTCGATGCTCTAACTATGTCGGAAATTGCACCGCCGGTAACTCTGCCACAGAGCCTTACATTGTAGGCCATCATCTGCTGCTTGCTCACGCGCACTCTGCAAATTTATACAAGAAGAAGTATCAGGTCTGTATAACATGTATCAAGTAACTGTATATCACAATATCATTTCTCttttaataatattattattattattatttcataattgttgttgttgttgttgttattattattattattattattattcataaTTGTTATAAGATATTTGTATTGAATAATAATGCAGGCTTCTCAAAAAGGGCAAATCGGGATTTCGGTTGTGACATACTGGTATTTAGCAAAATCGGAAACTGCTGCAAGCAAGAGGGCAGCTTCTAGGTctcttgattttgtttttggatggTGAGCGATTAAACAATTTGGTTAAATTAATCAGCAATCTCATGGACATGCATATATTAATTAATAAGAAAGCTAGCATGTACATTGTTTGAATTTGAATCTTTAAATTTATATGTATGTAGGTTTGCTCATCCCGTTACATTCGGTGACTATCCTCAAACCATGAGAGCTTCTGTGGGTGATCGGTTGCCTAAATTCAGTAAAGAAGAAACTAAGCTCCTAAAAGGGTCTCTAGATTTCCTTGGTGTCAATTACTACACAAGTAGTTATGCAGATGTTTCCTCACTCTCCACTAGTAATGTCAACCAAAGTTTCTTCGGAGACATGCATACTTCTCTCTCTAGTAAATGCTCGATCCCTACCTATCAGTTTAACCTCATTTTCTTGACTAGTTTGGAGATTTTAAATCATGTATATATCCTCCTGTGATGAAAGCGATCATTTACTCAATCTTATATATATCTCTGCATGTCACAGCTGAGAAAAATGGGGTTCCTTTGGGTTCAGCGGTACTCTTTCATTCCCTCCCTTTTACATTTGCGTATTTTGGCTTCTCTTGCTCAAAATATGTAGCATGTTATAGACATGTTTGTCAGATTATCAGTTAGAAACCGCACATTCTGACATATgacaacataatatatatatatatatatatatatatatatatatatatatatcaggcgGGTttcaaagaggacgtccgcactttcactaaagtgcggacggcgctgcTGCAGCAGCTTTCAGGCGGTGACGGGGCGGCGGGGCTTGCCGGACTGACGCCGGAAGCATCCCAGACAGCTTCTGGGCAGccatcgaggtcggaggaggtcgttgctgcaggtttctgggcagccctgcaaccacgtcgccggcgactccactgGCCACAGACCGGTCCGTCTgacccctggcctccgtccggcaagccccgccgctccgtcgcgccTCTAGCCGAGCTGCAgcagcgccgtccgcactttaacgaaAGTGCGGATGTCCTATTTGGAACGccctccgtatatatatatatatatatatatatcagattgTAGCTAGATAACTGAAACTAGTCCAGAGAGCAGATGCATTTTTGGCCATTTCACAACTGACAGCAGCTAGATCGGTTTTGCAGACTGCTTTGAGCTGGCTTTACATCTATCCAAAGGGAATTCGAGAGCTTATGCTATACATAAAAGAAAAGTACAATGATCCCGAGATTTACATTACTGAAAATGGTAATCCTCGATCCCCTCTTGTTGATCAAAGTTGAATACGTATTGCAAAGAATGAATTAAATAAACTTGATTGTTGTTGTGATCACATATATGATCAATGTTGCTATTGCAGGTGTTGGTGAGGCAAATAATAGCTCCCAGCCCCTCAACGATGCCCTCAAGGATAGTACAAGGATAAGATACCATTCTCTCCATCTTTCATATCTTTTGAAGTCCATCAAGTGAGTAGTACAATTGAGGATTTATATATTGCATGTAGTCCATCTTTCATATCTTTAATACACAGATGTATATGAGATTAATTTTAAAACCGTATGTGCATGCATATATGCAGGGAGGGGGTGAAGGTGAGGGGATACTTCGCATGGTCATTTCTTGATGTTTATGAATGGGATTCAGGCTACACAGTTCGATTTGGACTCACCTACGTCGATTACAAGAATAACTTGAAGAGGTATCTCAAGTACTCTGCATACTGGTTCAAGATGTTCCTCCTCAAATGATCCATCCATATATACCATTTGTTCCATTACTCCATTAGCAACTTGATAGATCATTTTCGATCCATCTATTTCATATTGTATTAACTAATTGACAGTACTGTTCGAGAATGATGGGGGTATTGAATAAAGATTATCCTTGTGTTAATTCATCTGTAATCTTGCCCCGACTTTTTGTTCATATTAATAATTGGCTGCCAACGATTGGAACCATGATATAGGCATCCATATTAAAAACACGGATGCGTGATTCCTTAGCCCGCGAGTACGGGATTCAAAACGAGCCGGGTTGTACTATATACAAAACATGCACAAAATAGGCCCATATGGAGAAGCCCAAGTCTTAAACTTTAAACTTTTTATCTTAAAATGATAAGAGCCTTCTCCATCAATAGAGCTGTTATTCGACTCCTTTTAGTTCTTTTG
Protein-coding regions in this window:
- the LOC133715629 gene encoding vicianin hydrolase-like, whose product is MGGRPLLFFILILICLILTALVGSSASNEAAAAAAPRHYSIPFNRSSFPVSFIFGAGSAAYQTEGAAHIHGKGPSIWDTFTTKHREKITDGSNGDVADDFYHRYEEDVKLMKKVGLDSFRFSISWSRLLPKGKVKGGVNQEGVKFYNNLINELLSNGIIPFVTLFHWDLPQALEDEYGGFLNHKIVGDFQDYADFCFKTFGDRVKHWITLNEPVTFCVNGYNGGTNAPGRCSNYVGNCTAGNSATEPYIVGHHLLLAHAHSANLYKKKYQASQKGQIGISVVTYWYLAKSETAASKRAASRSLDFVFGWFAHPVTFGDYPQTMRASVGDRLPKFSKEETKLLKGSLDFLGVNYYTSSYADVSSLSTSNVNQSFFGDMHTSLSTEKNGVPLGSATALSWLYIYPKGIRELMLYIKEKYNDPEIYITENGVGEANNSSQPLNDALKDSTRIRYHSLHLSYLLKSIKEGVKVRGYFAWSFLDVYEWDSGYTVRFGLTYVDYKNNLKRYLKYSAYWFKMFLLK